From Nymphaea colorata isolate Beijing-Zhang1983 chromosome 6, ASM883128v2, whole genome shotgun sequence, a single genomic window includes:
- the LOC116256139 gene encoding pentatricopeptide repeat-containing protein At2g33680-like, translating into MVSRLPTRDGLLLHHRQTHGMMRRFSFLSIPVLPSPYSLLRFARTQRFHSSSAHYLKSMSSIVSAARLFRNPKQLSEAPTFREVRMDDILAIMGPFDKLFPYSYMGGSYIGLIRKFMKMDAFLKCVCLHVHVIKLGFAADIMVSNVIMDVYVKNELLMDGHQVFIEMPTRDLVSWCTLIAGYANAGIGLDGLDLFRCMWRSGLRPNQFVFASVLKAVSACGCVRVGRQVHSQIFQMGFVSDGFLVIGLVNMYAKCGEIICAREVFDEAGVRNSISWNAMISGYIQNGLVHEGLVLYEDMRSSGSAIDVVTMRIVLGAAVGLEQIDLCNNLHAYAIKTGLESDKVVVTELLRSQAEIGELMAVHELLKSLKDPDGSAFSAITSGLQMHGYSAELLKLARKLLESGVKMNQGALICMLGLCFRPKEGAQVHTYTFKIGYLSDISVANAVVSMYARCGEMDNADAVFHGMARHDLVSWTAIISGHVQNLQFWEAINLFHSYSNMGLPKDQFLIATIINASAGLLDVDLGKQIHAIVLKLGLQHFNFLQTSILHMYAVCGFLETADMLFSSMLLHDMVSINVMLVCYCRHGQADRALDLFYSEHQKGLAPDQFSISAIFLACADLKSMAVGEQVHSYIIKSGLTSDFVIGNAVVNFYVKCNSIASACNYLGGLKLQDVGTFGMIISGYVQSGNCKEALRLFCAMHCGGLRANHYVFASILRGCTTLFALEEGRQVHASIIKVGLNKIMQVGNSLVDMYAKSFCMNEAEKVFDEMSAQDDVSWNALIRGYSQTGEGDKAFELFEMMKQEEVYPDCFSYVGILSACAGAVSLKKGSSVHACVVQNGLEQDVSIGNALVDMYAKCGSIKDAWKVFERMSSRNVISWNAMVTGCAQHGHADEALDLFQKMQQVGMTPDHITYIAVLSACSRVGLVDEGISHFGSMTDEHGVVAVEEHYACMVDILSRAGWLDEAHGFINEMPVQPTGIMWRTLLAASKSHGNTELGAKAAHRVLDRSMNDSASHVLLSNIYAMSEKWVNVKFVRDDMRNKGVKKEPGCSWIEIDDGVDIFFIKRSRSEHLGLIS; encoded by the coding sequence CCGCTCATTACCTGAAATCCATGAGCTCAATTGTTAGTGCCGCTAGATTATTCAGGAACCCGAAGCAGCTTTCCGAGGCACCCACATTTAGAGAAGTAAGGATGGATGATATATTAGCCATTATGGGCCCTTTTGATAAGCTCTTTCCTTATAGTTACATGGGTGGGTCATATATCGGCTTGATCAGAAAGTTCATGAAAATGGATGCTTTTTTGAAATGTGTTTGCTTACATGTTCATGTTATTAAATTGGGGTTTGCGGCGGACATCATGGTTAGTAATGTGATCATGGATGTGTATGTTAAAAATGAGCTTTTGATGGATGGCCATCAAGTGTTCATTGAAATGCCTACTAGAGATTTGGTCTCATGGTGCACTTTGATTGCTGGATATGCCAATGCTGGGATTGGTTTAGATGGATTGGATTTGTTTAGGTGCATGTGGAGAAGTGGTTTGAGGCCAAATCAATTTGTTTTTGCTTCGGTTCTAAAGGCTGTATCTGCATGTGGGTGTGTGAGGGTGGGCAGGCAGGTGCATTCTCAGATTTTTCAAATGGGGTTTGTCTCAGATGGTTTTTTGGTGATTGGATTAGTAAATATGTATGCGAAGTGTGGGGAAATTATTTGTGCACGTGAAGTCTTTGATGAAGCGGGTGTGAGGAATTCAATCTCTTGGAATGCCATGATTTCTGGGTACATCCAAAATGGGTTGGTCCATGAAGGTCTAGTGCTATACGAAGATATGAGGAGTTCCGGTTCTGCCATTGATGTAGTGACCATGAGAATTGTCCTTGGTGCAGCGGTTGGCCTTGAGCAGATTGATTTGTGTAATAACTTACATGCTTATGCTATTAAAACTGGTTTGGAGTCAGACAAAGTTGTGGTAACTGAACTCCTTAGGTCACAGGCTGAGATTGGTGAATTAATGGCTGTGCATGAGCTTTTGAAGTCACTTAAGGATCCTGATGGATCTGCATTTTCTGCAATTACATCTGGATTGCAGATGCACGGATACAGCGCTGAATTATTAAAACTTGCTAGAAAGCTTCTTGAGAGCGGGGTTAAAATGAACCAAGGAGCTCTAATTTGTATGTTGGGTCTTTGTTTCAGGCCTAAGGAGGGTGCTCAGGTTCACACTTACACCTTTAAGATTGGATACCTTTCTGATATCTCTGTTGCCAATGCTGTAGTGTCCATGTATGCCAGATGTGGAGAGATGGATAATGCAGATGCTGTATTTCATGGGATGGCTAGACATGATCTAGTTTCATGGACTGCAATAATATCAGGGCATGttcaaaatcttcaattttGGGAGGCTATCAATCTCTTCCATTCTTACAGCAATATGGGTCTGCCAAAGGATCAATTTTTGATTGCCACTATAATAAATGCCTCTGCTGGCTTGTTAGACGTAGATTTAGGAAAGCAGATACATGCTATTGTACTAAAACTCGGCCTGCAACATTTTAATTTTCTGCAAACATCTATTTTGCACATGTACGCTGTTTGTGGATTCCTGGAGACTGCTGACATGTTATTCTCTTCCATGCTTCTGCATGACATGGTTTCAATAAATGTCATGCTGGTCTGTTATTGTAGACATGGGCAAGCTGATAGGGCATTGGACCTCTTTTATTCAGAGCATCAGAAGGGTCTGGCTCCTGATCAGTTTAGTATATCTGCAATTTTCTTGGCTTGTGCTGACCTAAAGTCCATGGCGGTAGGTGAACAAGTGCATTCATACATAATCAAGAGTGGTCTTACCTCTGATTTTGTTATTGGCAATGCTGTGGTCAACTTTTATGTAAAATGCAACAGCATAGCCTCTGCTTGCAACTATCTTGGGGGCTTGAAGTTGCAAGATGTGGGTACATTTGGAATGATAATCTCAGGTTATGTGCAGAGTGGAAACTGCAAGGAGGCTTTGAGACTGTTTTGTGCAATGCATTGTGGTGGATTGCGAGCAAACCACTATGTTTTTGCTTCTATCCTTAGAGGCTGTACCACTTTGTTTGCACTTGAAGAAGGAAGGCAAGTGCATGCATCCATTATCAAGGTAGGGTTGAACAAAATCATGCAGGTTGGCAACAGCTTGGTTGACATGTATGCTAAGAGCTTCTGTATGAATGAAGCAGAAAAAGTATTTGATGAAATGTCAGCACAGGATGATGTCTCATGGAATGCATTGATTAGAGGGTATTCACAGACTGGAGAAGGAGATAAAGCTTTTGAATTGTTTGAGATGATGAAGCAGGAGGAAGTATATCCCGACTGTTTCAGCTATGTGGGTATCCTAAGTGCCTGCGCAGGAGCTGTATCTTTGAAGAAAGGTTCATCTGTTCATGCATGTGTTGTGCAGAATGGTCTTGAGCAAGATGTCTCTATTGGAAATGCACTGGTTgatatgtatgcaaaatgtgggAGCATAAAAGATGCATGGAAAGTGTTCGAGAGGATGTCTTCCAGAAATGTGATCTCATGGAATGCAATGGTTACAGGATGTGCTCAGCATGGACATGCTGATGAAGCTCTTGACCTATTCCAGAAGATGCAGCAAGTAGGGATGACACCTGACCACATAACCTACATTGCAGTTCTGTCAGCATGCAGTCGTGTTGGCCTTGTTGATGAGGGTATTTCTCATTTTGGATCTATGACTGATGAGCATGGAGTAGTTGCAGTAGAAGAACATTATGCGTGCATGGTTGACATACTCAGCCGAGCTGGGTGGTTAGATGAGGCACATGGGTTCATTAATGAGATGCCTGTGCAGCCTACTGGGATTATGTGGAGAACATTGTTGGCTGCTTCTAAAAGTCATGGAAACACAGAATTAGGGGCAAAGGCAGCACATCGAGTGCTAGACAGGAGCATGAATGATTCTGCATCCCATGTTCTACTGTCAAATATATATGCTATGTCTGAGAAGTGGGTTAATGTGAAGTTCGTTAGGGATGATATGAGGAACAAAGGGGTAAAGAAAGAACCTGGGTGCAGCTGGATAGAAATAGATGATGGGGTGGACATCTTTTTTATCAAGAGGAGTAGGTCCGAACATTTGGGCTTGATATCTTAA